Proteins co-encoded in one Leishmania panamensis strain MHOM/PA/94/PSC-1 chromosome 22 sequence genomic window:
- a CDS encoding hypothetical protein (TriTrypDB/GeneDB-style sysID: LpmP.22.0320): MPFLTSSYQWNEKKGLTSRQRARDKMDGEKLSSINKLRTRFPALSVSDARALLEQHNWNVTIAGAEAERQERQRRKADATSFFVGGGEKGSGQQVMAPPGERDAHRGNNNNGSGIDSMIDSIFRKAQVEGANESGGGGGTGVEGNERRAFYGRGQRLGYTTNPSPYIASTLRAERSVSVTVYRNGFEVDHNVFVPLNSDEGRQFVEAMDKGFVPPSLATKYPNTDLTVNLRDCLQVDFVPPAYTAFQGQGHRLAAPDGPAASQGAQSGAQGSVAVASPSTMPSYDASRVVEVRSDEATSFVVLLNTRGERRQVQINPERHTVEDLYNLAHAYQPELEQFVLVERGMPPRRLETSMRLQTIAQAKLSRAVVALQQL, encoded by the coding sequence ATGCCCTTTTTGACGTCCTCATACCAGtggaacgaaaaaaaagggctgACAAGCAGGCAGAGAGCACGAGACAAGATGGACGGCGAAAAGCTGAGCTCGATTAACAAGTTGCGCACACGTTTTCCGGCGCTGTCCGTGTCAGACGCCCGTGCGCTGTTGGAGCAGCACAACTGGAATGTCACCATCGCTGGCGCAGAGGCTGAGCGACAGGAGCGACAACGCAGGAAGGCAGACGCGACAAGCTTTTttgtcggtggtggtgagaagGGCAGCGGACAGCAAGTAATGGCGCCGCCTGGTGAGCGTGATGCTCACcgcggcaacaacaacaacggcagTGGGATAGACTCCATGATTGATAGCATTTTCCGCAAAGCGCAAGTGGAGGGGGCGAACGAgagtggaggtggtggaggcacTGGCGTCGAGGGTAATGAGCGGCGCGCCTTCTACGGCCGAGGTCAGCGCCTCGGGTACACCACCAACCCAAGCCCGTATATTGCCTCGACGCTGCGCGCAGAGCGTTCCGTTAGCGTGACGGTGTACCGTAATGGCTTTGAGGTGGACCACAACGTCTTTGTGCCGCTCAACAGCGACGAGGGCCGCCAGTTTGTGGAGGCCATGGACAAGGGGTTCGTGCCCCCGTCTCTCGCCACCAAGTACCCAAACACGGATTTGACAGTCAACCTACGCGACTGTCTCCAGGTGGACTTTGTCCCACCGGCATACACCGCCTTCCAGGGTCAAGGCCACCGCCTTGCGGCGCCGGACGGCCCCGCCGCCTCACAGGGGGCACAATCAGGAGCTCAAGgatcggtggcggtggcaagtCCGTCGACCATGCCATCGTATGATGCGTCTCGTGTAGTGGAGGTGCGCAGTGATGAAGCGACGTCATTTGTGGTGCTTCTGAACACGCGGGGGGAGCGGAGGCAGGTGCAGATAAACCCGGAGCGACACACCGTGGAGGACCTCTACAACCTTGCCCATGCCTATCAGCCGGAACTGGAGCAATTTGTCCTGGTGGAGCGCGGgatgccgccgcgccgcttgGAGACCTCTATGCGGTTGCAGACAATTGCACAGGCGAAGCTCAGTCGCGCTGTCGTCGCGCTTCAGCAGTTGTGA
- a CDS encoding hypothetical protein (TriTrypDB/GeneDB-style sysID: LpmP.22.0330) gives MDSTRDSIQCKVSLVDVSPLASGDTAPPQDLRQNERCLAPPQEHHAVPPPLCTASITPLISLASSANGASPFATANATLLTSSRLELAKTHRMAESASSMPSSCGATTETETRFGDIQSHVVAPVWKSSSCLLSSHPCATATGGPRRLTSHNSSSTDGTLVQSRKVERMRGLSLRFSTTSPHTLHPSASSLTPREEATQFGERVSQAASSRATSSTPLLCCGLSQSHASEQERRASSAETFLAMVPLLNDDMTASSSKPLLPTAVLPTVVPCAVPLRSNDAGEAQGVASPPVLPSESPTDLATGAATRCTPQRRSRSFDMPFTFTTSMSGGSCGDLSRCYAKQRELSTVPTGALSSEQVTELHGNRRRLPSFMCSPESAGALSALRTQVVTVANPATAHCHSTNGGGTTATFSCNTSTNDGEAETLPRVGPELRRTISCDTLASISSSRSRPVLTPAAHGPPGVLGAASGAASTTTRSVTYTRQNVCLGALDFYGNPVMSLSSLLVQMSLQSGDHEEPDPPEMGVGVVSPYPLTQQQQQQRNTLSMQNLMVHTQQVGQMAPEDKVKRLHAKPDGGGLGMHRATGIAIPHRRRACTKAGSTTATVSTSTSPLTTSTAAPAAKPQVGSLKDVLQECNFLSLKDVLSAIADTHVHELREAQQRLSCIPAGGSDVRDVDGISASTTTAPVMGNQLPPCVASVLSKADETAATCPCPFGCIPPSAACRLGGTGSEWTCTSTAREGDCGACLSTSASTDTACVPVLHPSVSSMDPQQVLTLAAAITEVSLNLDRSTEASFADSITVAASSPPPLSVASRTRLTGRRSAPTGGCSVGDRISSADFSASFPTLLGETVTAGVAVSPPSIATPSRPRSAVSVGSGLSTAIADASHRVCAASGAFPTTAASAAGIDDVPETPDYRFDPLERKVLLCQSSEDVDDGVKGGMWECPVDRTMHTPLSPPLKTTAVVSFVTAASADETRFSTAALTLAHQHGGRYVANWHGLSSGEEVPVRAATLCSATVADAMPHSTRPPVLQQHMEPRMSTDCGACGTSCVGKLEHDGDPTGSVRGASSEKASVTAGGSLASFGDIRVVIASIACLSFDDELSTVSQLRQWAQSVSPLVHLQPSTDTEVVT, from the coding sequence ATGGACTCTACTCGGGACTCTATACAATGCAAGGTGTCATTAGTAGACGTGAGCCCACTAGCCAGTGGAGAcactgcgccacctcagGATCTAAGACAGAATGAGAGGTGTCTTGCGCCGCCGCAAGAGCACCATGCCGTGCCTCCGCCACTGTGCACCGCATCCATTACCCCGCTGATCTCTCTTGCCTCATCGGCGAACGGCGCGTCACCATTCGCCACAGCCAACGCAACGCTCCTGACGTCTAGTCGTCTGGAGCTCGCCAAAACACACCGAATGGCTGAGTCCGCGTCGTCTATGCCGTCCAGCTGTGGTGCCACCACGGAGACAGAGACCCGCTTTGGTGACATTCAGAGCCACGTTGTGGCACCGGTCTGGAAGTCTTCCTCCTGCCTGCTCTCGTCGCAcccctgcgccaccgccaccgggGGCCCGCGACGCCTCACATCACACAACAGCTCCTCCACAGATGGCACATTGGTGCAGTCGCGCAAGGTGGAAAGGATGCGAGGGCTATCGCTTCGCTTCTCCACCACATCACCCCACACTCTCCACCCCTCGGCttcttccctcaccccccgTGAGGAGGCCACACAGTTCGGGGAGCGAGTCAGTCAGGCGGCGTCGAGCAGggccacctcctcgacgcCGCTTCTGTGCTGTGGCTTATCACAGTCGCACGCGAGCGAGCAGGAGCGGCGAGCGTCGTCGGCGGAAACCTTCCTAGCAATGGTACCACTACTGAATGACGACATGACAGCTTCCTCATCGAAGCCATTGTTGCCTACGGCGGTGCTCCCCACGGTAGTGCCCTGCGCCGTGCCACTCAGGTCAAACGATGCTGGGGAAGCGCAAGGAGTTGCTTCACCTCCCGTGCTTCCCAGTGAAAGCCCCACCGACCTCGCCACTGGGGCAGCGACGCGATGTAcgccgcagaggcgcagccgCTCGTTCGACATGCCGTTCACCTTCACCACTAGCATgagtggcggcagctgcggtgaCTTATCACGATGCTACGCAAAGCAACGCGAGTTGTCCACCGTCCCCACTGGTGCTCTTTCTAGCGAGCAGGTCACCGAACTCCATGGCAACAGGCGCCGTCTACCGTCGTTCATGTGCTCGCCGGAGTCTGCAGGAGCCTTGTCAGCGCTGAGAACGCAAGTGGTCACTGTGGCAAACCCCGCAACGGCACATTGCCATAGCACCAACGGAGGCGGTACCACTGCCACATTCAGCTGCAATACAAGCACAAACGACGGGGAAGCCGAGACACTGCCACGTGTGGGCCCTGAACTGCGACGTACCATATCCTGCGATACCCTGGCTTCGATCAGCTCTTCGCGCTCCAGGCCAGTGCTCACGCCCGCCGCGCATGGACCGCCGGGGGTGCTTGGCGCCGCGTCTGGTGCAGCATCGACCACCACAAGGAGTGTAACCTACACGCGCCAGAATGTATGCCTCGGGGCGCTGGACTTTTACGGAAACCCTgtcatgtctctctcttcactgcTCGTGCAGATGTCGCTGCAGTCTGGCGATCACGAGGAACCAGACCCGCCTGAGATGGGGGTCGGTGTAGTTTCTCCCTACCCGCTaacccagcagcagcagcagcagcgaaacACTCTATCCATGCAAAATTTAATggtgcacacgcagcaaGTGGGCCAGATGGCTCCAGAGGACAAGGTGAAGCGATTGCACGCGAAGCCAGACGGTGGCGGTCTCGGCATGCACAGAGCAACGGGTATCGCGATcccgcaccggcgccgcgccTGCACCAAGGCCGGCTCTACGACAGCGACCGTGTCTACCTCGACCTCACCACTtaccacctccaccgccgcgccggctGCAAAGCCACAGGTCGGTTCGCTGAAGGATGTTTTGCAGGAATGTaactttctctccctcaagGACGTGCTGAGCGCTATCGCCGACACGCATGTGCatgagctgcgcgaggcgcaACAGCGACTGAGCTGCATTCCTGCTGGCGGTAGCGATGTGAGAGATGTTGATGGGATCTCAGCCTCGACGACGACCGCGCCGGTGATGGGAAACCAGCTTCCTCCGTGCGTAGCCTCGGTGTTATCGAAGGCTGACGAGACAGCCGCCACTTGTCCCTGCCCCTTTGGATGCATTCCACCGAGTGCGGCCTGTCGTCTCGGTGGGACGGGGTCAGAGTGGACATGCACCTCGACCGCCCGAGAGGGTGATTGTGGCGCCTGCCTAAGCACCAGTGCTAGTACCGACACCGCATGCGTCCCCGTTTTGCACCCCTCTGTTAGCTCTATGGACCCGCAGCAGGTTTTGACACTTGCGGCGGCCATTACAGAGGTTTCGCTGAACCTCGACCGTAGCACTGAGGCTTCGTTTGCTGACTCCATCACGGTGGccgcctcttcgccgccaccgctctcTGTTGCGAGCCGCACACGACTCACTGGGCGAAGAAGTGCACCCACCGGAGGCTGCTCCGTTGGCGACCGCATTAGCTCAGCCGACTTCAGCGCATCATTCCCAACCTTGCTCGGCGAGACTGTAACTGCCGGTGTTGCCGTGTCGCCTCCGTCCATTGCCACACCATCGAGGCCGCGGTCTGCCGTCTCAGTGGGGTCCGGCCTCTCTACTGCAATTGCCGATGCCAGCCACCGAGTTTGCGCTGCTTCAGGAGCCTTTCCCACTACCGCCGCATCAGCGGCAGGCATAGATGATGTCCCCGAGACCCCTGATTACCGATTTGATCCCCTGGAGCGCAAGGTGCTCCTGTGCCAGTCGAGCGAGGACGTGGACGACGGTGTGAAGGGTGGAATGTGGGAATGTCCAGTGGACCGCACCATGCACACACCGCTCTCTCCGCCGCTGAAGACAACTGCAGTCGTCTCTTTCGTGACGGCCGCCTCGGCAGATGAAACCCGTTTCTCTACAGCAGCTTTGACGCTGGCTCACCAGCACGGAGGACGGTACGTCGCCAACTGGCACGGTCTGTCGTCAGGTGAGGAAGTACCAGTCAGGGCAGCGACGCTGTGCAGCGCCACTGTCGCTGATGCGATGCCGCATTCGACGCGgccgccggtgctgcagcagcatatGGAGCCTCGAATGAGCACAGACTGCGGCGCCTGTGGCACAAGTTGTGTGGGGAAACTGGAGCACGATGGAGACCCGACCGGGTCCGTTAGAGGGGCCTCGTCGGAGAAGGCGAGCGTCACTGCCGGAGGCTCTTTGGCGAGCTTCGGCGATATTCGTGTGGTGATCGCGTCCATTGCGTGTCTCTCCTTTGATGACGAGCTCAGCACCGtctcgcagctgcggcagtgggccCAGAGCGTTTCGCCGCTTGTCCACCTGCAGCCAAGCACCGATACCGAAGTCGTCACGTAG
- a CDS encoding hypothetical protein (TriTrypDB/GeneDB-style sysID: LpmP.22.0340) yields the protein MNSASSGVCPSAKDAASEGLQSFMTELSRLETASRSRLQELTHAKSTERELSEHLAAVTFAAQKARYARLQVELDAAATQVRTEEARRESAEERQRLSHLVAQLERVNALSRSVENQKKEDQGGDCLGISCDAAVGHRELWRSLTCIHQHPRLSHLFLTPLVRLFTKLGAQYIASLGDTHLGDQAVPALHSLWSLDAFQVWLHERACGTLADDDMLALSFIANVADATLSPD from the coding sequence ATGAACTCTGCTTCTTCTGGCGTGTGCCCGTCGGCAAAGGATGCCGCGTCGGAGGGGCTGCAGAGTTTCATGACAGAGCTAAGCCGCCTCGAGACTGCGTCGCGCTCACGTCTCCAGGAGCTGACCCACGCAAAGTCAACGGAGCGGGAGTTGAGCGAGCACCTGGCGGCCGTCACGTTTGCCGCACAGAAGGCGCGATATGCAAGGCTGCAGGTGGAGCtagacgccgccgcgacgcagGTCAGGACAGAAGAGGCAAGGCGCGAGAGCGCAGAAGAACGGCAACGACTAAGCCATCTCGTTGCTCAGCTGGAGCGCGTTAACGCACTTAGCAGATCTGTCGAAAACCAGAAGAAAGAGGACCAGGGTGGGGACTGTCTTGGCATCTCGTGTGACGCCGCCGTAGGCCACAGAGAGCTGTGGCGCTCACTAACCTGCATTCATCAACATCCGCGGCTCTCGCACCTTTTCCTCACTCCTCTTGTGCGGCTTTTCACAAAACTTGGTGCTCAGTACATCGCATCTCTCGGAGATACACACTTAGGGGATCAGGCGGTGCCTGCGTTGCACTCACTGTGGTCCTTGGATGCCTTTCAGGTGTGGCTGCACGAGCGCGCCTGTGGTACCCTTGCGGATGACGATATGCTGGCTCTTTCGTTCATCGCGAATGTGGCTGATGCCACCTTGTCGCCAGATTAG
- a CDS encoding hypothetical protein (TriTrypDB/GeneDB-style sysID: LpmP.22.0350) produces the protein MRRREYSKAPPALSLASPVPTRRSDPKVLYQQWQPQHSLPCLRVALPLGKGNGSDNGRDPAVRHTLDTSHAGSLADISVSDIPDSSRGVSSPQEEALRRSAEHLARRVRQVQAQETRQRTLLLKEAAELFADMILHHGVCLDIAASCAVLQASRNTHAQAEAQQAQQWQLQILRDTLNDTVTEEKKARKSLELAALSVRRSLAQLHRAEAQPLLQREAFFRLMHAEHVRRAFLHREEARAVEAMGIPYFISLPCRSAPAEAAFGLRKGVRADVKEGVTELNKIDLMAQERCPFQCAADCPYMTQRTRQLGKRWAAAVTSCEDTRVTTASLRLDRRGASLPPVTRASRQWQVPGLGITEVGKQRVRNAMMMGHYSATAEFLPGLRL, from the coding sequence atgcGTCGCAGAGAGTACTCCAAGGCACCACCCGCGCTCTCCTTGGCGTCCCCTGTCCCGACGCGAAGAAGTGACCCGAAAGTTTTATatcagcagtggcagccgcagcacagctTGCCATGTCTTCGCGTGGCGCTTCCGTTAGGGAAAGGAAACGGTAGTGATAATGGCCGTGACCCAGCTGTGAGACACACCTTGGACACGTCTCATGCCGGCAGTCTCGCGGATATTTCAGTTAGCGACATTCCTGATAGTAGCCGTGGCGTTTCGTCGCCGCAAGAGGAAGCGTTGCGCAGGAGCGCGGAGCACCTCGCCAGGCGTGTGCGACAAGTCCAAGCGCAGGAGACGCGACAACGAACGCTCCTTCTAAAGGAAGCGGCGGAGCTCTTCGCCGATATGATCCTCCACCACGGTGTATGCCTTGATATTGCCGCGTCCTGCGCCGTTCTGCAAGCCTCACGAAACACGCATGCTCAGGctgaggcgcagcaggcTCAGCAGTGGCAGTTGCAGATTTTGCGGGATACACTGAATGACACTGTCActgaggagaagaaggctCGCAAATCTCTtgagctggcggcgctgtcggtGCGCAGGTCACTGGCGCAGTTGCACCGTGCTGAAGCTCAGCCACTGTTGCAGCGAGAAGCATTTTTTCGACTGATGCATGCCGAGCACGTGCGGCGCGCCTTCCTGCACCGTGAGGAGGCACGtgcggtggaggcgatggggATTCCGTACTTTATCTCTCTTCCTTGCCGATCGGCCCCTGCCGAGGCCGCCTTCGGGCTCCGGAAAGGGGTCAGGGCAGACGTCAAGGAGGGTGTCACCGAATTGAACAAGATCGACTTGATGGCCCAGGAGCGGTGTCCGTTTCAGTGCGCTGCGGATTGTCCATACATGACACAGCGTACGCGGCAGCTGGGCAAGCGCTGGGCGGCTGCAGTGACCAGCTGCGAGGACACGCGTGTCACTaccgcctccctccgcctcgaCCGTCGCGGGGCTTCTCTACCCCCCGTCACCCGGGCgtcgcggcagtggcaagTGCCTGGGCTAGGGATTACGGAGGTTGGCAAGCAGCGCGTACGGAACGCGATGATGATGGGGCACTACAGTGCCACTGCTGAGTTTCTGCCAGGACTGCGCCTGTAA